The Candidatus Dechloromonas phosphoritropha genome includes a region encoding these proteins:
- the ampD gene encoding 1,6-anhydro-N-acetylmuramyl-L-alanine amidase AmpD, translating into MSRWRAGGWLEGVDWLPSPNFGERPRDEAVSLIVVHNISLPPDEFAGDWVERFFLNRLDPHAHPYFATIVEARVSAHFYVRRAGRVIQFVGCDRRAWHAGHSRWCGRESCNDYSVGIELEGCDTRSFTPAQYASLWSLVDVLRERYPIAAIAGHCHVAPGRKTDPGPCFDWAVLRERYPMLDLPAEVAA; encoded by the coding sequence ATGAGCCGCTGGCGGGCCGGGGGCTGGCTGGAAGGGGTCGATTGGCTGCCGTCGCCAAACTTCGGCGAGCGCCCGCGCGATGAAGCGGTTTCGCTAATCGTGGTGCACAACATCAGCCTGCCGCCGGACGAATTCGCTGGCGACTGGGTCGAAAGGTTCTTCCTCAACCGTCTCGACCCGCATGCCCACCCGTATTTCGCGACCATTGTCGAGGCGCGGGTTTCGGCGCATTTCTATGTCCGGCGCGCCGGGCGGGTCATCCAGTTCGTCGGCTGCGACCGGCGCGCCTGGCATGCCGGGCATTCGCGGTGGTGCGGGCGCGAGAGCTGCAATGACTACTCCGTGGGCATCGAACTCGAAGGCTGCGATACCCGGTCCTTCACCCCGGCTCAATATGCCAGCTTGTGGAGTCTGGTCGATGTCCTGCGCGAGCGCTATCCGATTGCCGCCATTGCCGGTCACTGCCATGTCGCCCCCGGGCGCAAGACCGACCCCGGCCCCTGCTTCGACTGGGCTGTGCTCCGGGAACGCTACCCGATGCTCGATTTACCGGCCGAAGTAGCCGCATAG